Proteins from one Scleropages formosus chromosome 14, fSclFor1.1, whole genome shotgun sequence genomic window:
- the adgrg4a gene encoding adhesion G-protein coupled receptor G6: MNPKCNFLQLRDDLRIPKLEELTVCLDLWKQIQVQNWCVFMYKKQGREDPQLGLFGEGGNLRVWLSESSWLSSVDLSLQTWHSVCLTWSGPRQRLHLYVNGSVVKLEEEISVPNVPLAPNGTLTLGVSHGFTNGELVPESGHKLPGYMSLFRMWDQEYSHRQLLDLRCAKGDLIRWVVSDWHMHGCKAIPDTGLKCETFPTTPSTPSTYTNASTGPITSYGPLPTFKDSFFRVRLNVNVNNPYQDSEEVIRIWLQETLGKDQMSVLNLEILTGDPSHSHSCTFQAQAVTSLSISQTEWRIRNHLKEPYVYNGTIELIPESQSIHITHIEPGACLEESQQMREGFYIWPQTEAQQTATVPCEGDPRQKATRLCCLDGVTEKATWTAPDLLLCPLIVATILDLDNVVVLPSNSMDVVEIIENLTSCHTKLSFTELVIVLGKLAEVVNMSQMTPPLGTAIINVIANIIATDSDLSLVTNEILSITDSIGNKMTFGGDQYNVAAPSLAISLFNVDPGHFQGLSFGVSSVSQDSSPEIFINQDPFDDTVAFISLPHVVGNYLPQQNGTSSRVQFHFYGTMDLFKDSEPKMKLNTYVVSASVTNATIVDLEQPIVVTLHHLEANMLNDEVQCVYWDVNKNDKLGGWESSGCTVNHTIATRTTCFCNHLTHFGVLLDVSRTMVSDVNEEILTIISYLGCGISSIFLGISLLTYVAFEKLRRDYPSKILLNLSLALLGLNLVFLVNSWLSSFNSYGLCIVVAVVQHYTLLASFTWMGLEALHMYFALVKVFNIYVPFYMLKFCVLGWGIPLIIVSLVLIVKMDAYGSILYDNSTQKQNTLDQFCWLKSDVVFYVSVVAYILFILLCNVSVFVVVLVQIRNMREGKAARKRSGLLHDLRGVASLTFLLGLTWMLAFFTWGPAKVALLYLFAILNSLQGFFVFLFHCLMKESVRKQWRIHLCCGRFRLMEHSDLSHTATVGMKFRQYQLTHAPSMKSAKSDHSNSTSSTSCSSHSDRGPGSVSGVTLDLTSERPLVLPRAQFCSSLLLPETGSFPQWNKR, encoded by the exons ATGAATCCAAAGTGCAACTTCTTGCAGCTCAGAGATGACCTCAGGATTCCCAAACTGGAGGAGCTCACTGTTTGCTTGGATCTGTGGAAGCAGATCCAAGTACAGAACTGGTGCGTCTTTATGTACAAGAAGCAAGGAAGGGAGGACCCGCAGCTGGGGCTGTTCGGAGAGGGCGGGAACCTGCGGGTATGGCTGTCTGAGAGCAGCTGGCTCAGCAGTGTGGACCTCTCTCTGCAAACCTGGCACTCGGTGTGCCTGACCTGGTCTGGGCCACGCCAGCGCCTGCACCTCTACGTTAATGGCAGTGTGGTGAAGCTAGAAGAGGAAATCAGCGTTCCAAATGTCCCCTTGGCACCCAATGGCACCCTCACCCTAGGGGTGTCCCACGGCTTCACCAATGGAGAACTTGTCCCTGAGTCGGGGCACAAATTGCCGGGCTACATGTCCCTCTTCCGCATGTGGGATCAGGAGTACAGTCACCGGCAGTTGCTGGACCTCAGGTGTGCCAAGGGTGACCTGATCCGATGGGTGGTCTCGGACTGGCACATGCACGGTTGTAAAGCTATCCCAGATACCGGCTTAAAATGTG agaCCTTCCCCACAACTCCTTCCACTCCGAGCACCTACACAAATGCAA GTACGGGTCCCATCACCTCCTATGGACCTCTGCCTACATTCAAAG ACAGTTTCTTCAGGGTCAGACTGAACGTGAATGTGAACAACCCGTACCAGGACTCGGAGGAAGTCATTCGCATCTGG CTCCAGGAAACTTTAGGGAAAGATCAGATGTCTGTTCTGAACCTGGAAATCTTAACAGGTGACCCTAG ccacagccacagctGCACATTCCAGGCCCAGGCTGTAACGTCATTAAGCATCAGTCAGACTGAATGGAGAATCAGAAACCATCTAAAGGAGCCCTACGTCTATAATGGGACCATAGAACTGATACCAGAATCCCAAAGCATCCATATCACCCACATAG AGCCTGGAGCTTGTCTGGAGGAGAGCCAGCAGATGAGGGAGGGCTTCTACATATGGCCTCAGACGGAGGCCCAGCAGACAGCCACCGTGCCCTGTGAAGGAGACCCCAGGCAAAAAGCCACCAGACTCTG CTGCTTGGATGGAGTAACTGAAAAGGCCACATGGACTGCTCCAGACCTGCTCTTATGCCCCCTTATTGTGGCTACCATCCTTGATCTTGATAATGTCGTCGTTCTACCGA GTAATTCCATGGATGTGGTGGAGATAATAGAAAACTTGACGAGTTGCCACACAAAGCTAAGCTTCACTGAACTAGTCATTGTTCTCGGCAAATTGGCTGAAGTTGTAAATATGAGCCAGATGACACCACCTTTAGGCACTGCCATTATTAACGTAATCGCCAACATCATAGCAACAGACAGTGACCTGTCACTCGTTACCAACGA GATTCTCAGTATTACAGACAGCATTGGGAACAAAATGACCTTCGGTGGAGATCAGTACAATGTAGCAGCCCCCTCTCTGGCCATCTCCCTCTTCAATGTGGATCCTGGCCACTTCCAAGGCCTTTCCTTTGGGGTTTCCTCTGTCTCACAAGACAGCAGCCCAGAG ATTTTCATCAACCAGGACCCTTTTGATGACACCGTGGCATTTATTTCTCTCCCCCACGTGGTGGGCAATTACCTTCCTCAGCAGAATGGGACCTCCTCTCGtgttcagtttcatttctaTGGGACTATGGATCTCTTCAAG GACAGTGAGCCTAAAATGAAGCTGAACACCTATGTGGTGTCAGCGAGCGTCACCAACGCCACCATTGTGGACTTAGAGCAGCCGATCGTCGTGACTCTGCACCACCTTGAGGCCAACATG CTTAATGACgaggtgcagtgtgtgtactGGGACGTCAACAAGAACG ACAAGTTGGGCGGATGGGAGTCCAGTGGGTGTACTGTGAATCACACCATTGCCACCCGTACCACCTGCTTCTGCAACCACCTGACGCACTTTGGGGTACTACTG GATGTGTCAAGGACTATGGTTAGTGACGTTAATGAGGAGATCCTGACTATCATCTCCTACCTGGGTTGTGGTATTTCCTCCATCTTCCTTGGGATAAGCCTGCTGACATATGTGGCCTTTGA GAAGCTACGCAGAGACTACCCTTCCAAGATCCTGCTGAATCTGTCATTGGCCCTGCTAGGGCTCAACCTGGTGTTCTTGGTCAACTCTTGGCTGTCCTCCTTCAACAGCTATGGGCTGTGCATCGTTGTCGCTGTTGTGCAGCACTACACCCTGCTCGCCTCTTTCACATGGATGGGTCTCGAAGCTCTGCATATGTACTTTGCGCTGGTCAAGGTCTTCAACATCTATGTGCCTTTCTACATGCTGAAGTTTTGCGTACTTGGCTGGG GGATTCCACTGATTATAGTCAGCCTGGTGCTTATAGTGAAAATGGATGCCTATGGTAGCATTCTGTATGACAATTCCACACAGAAGCAGAACACTCTGGACCAGTT cTGCTGGTTGAAGAGCGACGTGGTGTTCTACGTGTCTGTGGTGGCCTATATCCTTTTCATCCTGCTCTGCAATGTGTCGGTGTTCGTGGTGGTCCTGGTACAGATTCGCAACATGAGAGAGGGCAAGGCCGCCAGAAAGCGCAGCGGTTTGCTCCATGACCTACGGGGTGTGGCCagtctcaccttcctgctgggcCTCACCTGGATGCTGGCTTTCTTCACCTGGGGACCTGCTAAGGTGGCCTTGCTCTACCTGTTTGCTATCCTGAACAGCCTTCAAG ggttttttgTCTTCCTCTTCCACTGCCTGATGAAGGAGAGTGTGCGAAAGCAATGGCGGATACACCTCTGCTGCGGCCGCTTCAGGCTAATGGAGCACTCAG ATTTGAGCCATACTGCCACAGTTGGCATGAAGTTCAGACAGTACCAGCTGACCCACGCTCCATCCATGAAGTCGGCCAAATCGGACCACTCCAACTccaccagcagcacctcctgctCTTCCCACTCTGACCGGGGGCCGGGTTCAGTCAGCGGGGTGACTCTGG ACCTGACGTCAGAAAGGCCTCTGGTGCTCCCTCGAGCCCAGTTCTGCTCCTCACTGCTGCTCCCGGAAACAGGCTCCTTCCCACAGTGGAACAAACGTTGA